The BD1-7 clade bacterium genomic interval CGTGACTTGGCAGAGTTGGAATCCCTCGAACTCGCTGGCGCGCTGGATTAATTCAACGTCAATAACACCGATGTTTCTCTATCTGCCGAGCCGACGCTCGGTAGAGCGCATTTTGCCCGTTCAATACGTTATCTAGCGACATAATTTTGATCGCGACAGCAGCCTACCCCATCTATTTTCCCGCTCCTGCTTGAACAGCCTAAACAATCAATGGTCTGAAAACTGAATTTACCAAGACGTTGTAAGGCGTCGGTGAATGTAATGGCAGGTGGCGCTTTCGTCTTCTATCTTTATTCAGCACATCAGCGAAGGATTGGACAGACCGATGGAATTCAAAGATTACTATGAAGTTCTCGGCATCGATGCGGATGCAGATGCGAAAGCCATCAAAGCGGCCTATCGAAAGCTAGCACGCAAATTTCATCCTGATGTGAACAATGAACCCGGTGCGGAAGAACAGTTCAAGAATGTTGCTGAAGCCTACGATGTTCTGAAAAATTCGGATAAACGCGCTGAATATGATGAGATTAGAAAATACGGCGCATCTGGCGGACGTTTTGAACCGCCGCCAGGGTGGCAATCCTCTGGCCGTCATGACGGTACCGAATATGAAAGGTATTCAGGGGATTTTTCAGATTTCTTTGAGTCGGTATTCGGTGGTCGTACCGGCGCGCGAGGTTTTGATTTTAGTGCGCGAGAACGGGTTGAAAAAGGGCAGGATATTGAGATGGAGCTGCCGGTGTTTCTTGAAGATACCTTCAAAGAAGAAACCAAAACCGTATCTTTCGAGGTTACGGGTCTTGATGCTGACGGCTATCGTGGTGCGCATACCAAAACACTGAATGTGAAAATCCCACGTGGTGTCGGCGACGGAGAGCGAATCCGTTTAAAAGAGCAGGGTGGCGACGGATTTAACGGTGGTCCGAATGGCGATCTCTATATTCGTATTCGCCTGGTACCGCATCCCCTCTATGATGTGCATGGGCATGATATTGAAATGGTTGTGCCTGTTGCGCCGTGGGAAGCTGTGTTGGGTACGAAGGTCGTTGTACCAACGCTGGATGGAAAAATCAGTGTGACTGTAGCACCCCACAGCCAAAATGGTAGTCGAATGCGCATTCGTGAGCGCGGTCTGTATCATCGTCATGGACGCGGTGATTTGTATGTAATTCTAAAAATAGTCATGCCGAACGATTTTACGGATGCCGATGAAGCCGCCTGGCAGCAATTGGCTGACGGTAGTCGTTTTGACGCACGTGCAAACTGGGATGTTTGAAATGACGGAAGCGGTGATGATCGAAATGGATGTGATTGAAGTCTGCGAGATGTTGTCAGTATCACAGAAAACTCTGATAGCAGTGGTTGATGAAGGGATTGTTGAACCCGATGGGATAACGCCTGAACAATGGGTTTTTTCGACACAGATGGTGTCGATCGTACGAAAAGCTTGTCGGCTTAATCAAGAATTAGGTGTTGATTGGCCGGGTGTGGCTCTCGCGTTGCAGTTGATGGACGAACTTGAGTACACCAAGTTGGAAAATCAGCGACTGCGCCAGCAACTGCATCGTTTTATCAATACTTAGCTTACGCCGCTGGGTCTGCCCGGATGAGATGAATCGCTGTTTGTAATCCCCCCATCCCTGCATTGAGCGATCGTGCATGCTCAGCCTGATGGTTTATGGCGGCCGCCATAACATGATTGATATCACATTGTTCATCAATGTCAGAAAGGCCATAGGTTGCAGGGATGGTCTTCTGCATCAATACGCAGGTAGCGATGATGAGTTCGAATGCTCCCGACGCGGCTAACATATGACCGGTATAACCCTTGGTTGCGCTAACTTTCGGTGTAGGCCAAACCATTGTTGAATGACCGTAGCCTCAGCAAGATCGTTGAGACAGCGTTGCTGTTGCGTGGGGGTTGATATAGTCAATCAAATCTGCTGGGCAATTAGCATCTTCGAGGCAATCCTCGATGGCATTTTGCAAGCCGGGTGCATGCTTAGGAATTTTTGCGATATCAAAGCAATCGGGTGATTGACCATAGCCTCCGAGTGTTGCTAGCACCTTCGCACCGCGTGCATTTGCATGCGATAAGGGTTCAAGTACCAGAACTGCAGCTCCCTCGCCTAAAACAACCCCATTTCTGTTGGCATCAAATGGCCGACAACAGCCGCTGCGAGAGTCAGCCCGATTGGCTTCGAAGACCGCGAGGAATATCGGATTTACTGCCGAATCCGATCCGCCGGCCAACATTACGTCGGCACGCCCGTTGCTGATGCACCCGCTCGCGCCATCAGTGGACCAGCAAGGCAGTAGCGAATCGACACCAGTGCAGCGGATGATGACGGGCGTGTATGGTTGAGTAGATTGGGCGAGATCTTGCTGATATCAAACCCTGATGCGCTTTGGTGATCTATGGATTTTAATGAGGCTTGATACAGCGCGAACATATCAGAATTCGATGTACCAATGGCTAAGCCGTAGCGTCGGCAACGGTGTTTGTCGAAACCATCCGATGCCATTGGCAGACGCGGTAGGGGTAACTTTGCTTGGGTAACTGCTTGTTCAGCCGCTAGTAGTGCCCAGCGCTGGATATGTGTTATTCGGGAGGCTTCTTTCTTGCCTAGGTTTAGGTTTGATAAGCCAACTTCCGGAACTTAACCAGCAAACTTTATTTGCAGATTGGTGGTGTCGAAATGGCGGATCTTGTCGACTGCAGATTGTTCCTTGCATAATTGTGAAAAGGCGTGCTCTACGCCTTCGCCGTAAGGGGTTACTGCTCCCATGCCGGTTATCACAACAGTTTCGTTCGGTGATCTGATATATAGCATATGTGAAAGTTCCTTTGGCTCTGTTATGGAGATTAGCAGAGCCGAAAAAGATACGAGCACCGGTGATCGAACAGGCGCGTTCAGCGGCGGCAGGGTAGGTATCTGAATCTGAGGGAAGCCAACAAGAGGCGGAGTCGTTATCCTAGTGTTCGGTCATATAGGTGTACTTGTTCTGGCTTGATGTTTGACAGTTGTTTTGATTCATTCCACCATGCGTTTTTATATGCGGCTTGGTAACCATGAAAAAATACGACTATGTAAAAACCCGTCGAGAAGACGTTGATGAAATCCCAGAGAAATGGGTTTGGCTAGCAAGAGGCATCATTAAACGTTATACCCGTTTCAATGTGTGGGTTTACAAAAAAAGCGGTGGCCGGTTGATGAAAAATTTTCCGGGTGGTTTTCCGATTTGCATCGTTGGCATGCGTGGTCGTAAATCCGGACTACGTCGTGAAGTTGCGCTGATTCATTTGCCCTATGGTGAAAGCCGGTTGTTAGTCGCGTCACAGGGTGGCATGGATAAAGACCCGGTCTGGTTTCACAATATTAAAGCAAACCCCGATATTGATATTATGGTCGCAGGCGAAACCGGCAAGTTTGTCGCTCGACAGTTGGA includes:
- the fabF_3 gene encoding 3-oxoacyl-[acyl-carrier-protein] synthase 2 — encoded protein: MLYIRSPNETVVITGMGAVTPYGEGVEHAFSQLCKEQSAVDKIRHFDTTNLQIKFAG
- the cbpA gene encoding Curved DNA-binding protein, which produces MEFKDYYEVLGIDADADAKAIKAAYRKLARKFHPDVNNEPGAEEQFKNVAEAYDVLKNSDKRAEYDEIRKYGASGGRFEPPPGWQSSGRHDGTEYERYSGDFSDFFESVFGGRTGARGFDFSARERVEKGQDIEMELPVFLEDTFKEETKTVSFEVTGLDADGYRGAHTKTLNVKIPRGVGDGERIRLKEQGGDGFNGGPNGDLYIRIRLVPHPLYDVHGHDIEMVVPVAPWEAVLGTKVVVPTLDGKISVTVAPHSQNGSRMRIRERGLYHRHGRGDLYVILKIVMPNDFTDADEAAWQQLADGSRFDARANWDV
- the ddn_1 gene encoding Deazaflavin-dependent nitroreductase, with product MKKYDYVKTRREDVDEIPEKWVWLARGIIKRYTRFNVWVYKKSGGRLMKNFPGGFPICIVGMRGRKSGLRREVALIHLPYGESRLLVASQGGMDKDPVWFHNIKANPDIDIMVAGETGKFVARQLEAEEKVDVWPHLLSLYPDFDEYQARTDRDIPVFICEPVEPN
- the cbpM gene encoding Chaperone modulatory protein CbpM; this translates as MTEAVMIEMDVIEVCEMLSVSQKTLIAVVDEGIVEPDGITPEQWVFSTQMVSIVRKACRLNQELGVDWPGVALALQLMDELEYTKLENQRLRQQLHRFINT
- the fabF_2 gene encoding 3-oxoacyl-[acyl-carrier-protein] synthase 2, yielding MLAGGSDSAVNPIFLAVFEANRADSRSGCCRPFDANRNGVVLGEGAAVLVLEPLSHANARGAKVLATLGGYGQSPDCFDIAKIPKHAPGLQNAIEDCLEDANCPADLIDYINPHATATLSQRSC
- the fabF_1 gene encoding 3-oxoacyl-[acyl-carrier-protein] synthase 2 is translated as MVWPTPKVSATKGYTGHMLAASGAFELIIATCVLMQKTIPATYGLSDIDEQCDINHVMAAAINHQAEHARSLNAGMGGLQTAIHLIRADPAA